Proteins co-encoded in one Epinephelus moara isolate mb chromosome 13, YSFRI_EMoa_1.0, whole genome shotgun sequence genomic window:
- the LOC126400268 gene encoding radial spoke head 1 homolog — protein sequence MACSGSRCGVYGTYRFKNGARYVGDYYHNMKHGQGTFYCPDGSKYEGSWVEDLRQGHGVYTYPNGDTYDGDWLHNKSRMARGSMCSTLAVSSMVNTTKQSRTELRASGASWPPPPSSSGFPSVLLA from the exons ATGGCGTGCTCAGGCAgtcgatgcggcgtctat GGGACGTATCGCTTCAAGAATGGGGCAAGATATGTGGGAGACTATTACCACAACATGAAACATGGACAGGGCACCTTCTACTGTCCAGATGGATCTAAATATGAAG GGTCGTGGGTTGAGGACCTGAGACAGGGTCATGGTGTCTACACTTACCCTAATGGTGACACGTATGATGGAGATTGGCTGCATAACAAGAG CCGCATGGCCAGGGGAAGTATGTGTTCGACACTGGCTGTGAGCAGCATGGTGAATACCACCAAGCAGAGCAG GACTGAGCTGAGGGCAAGTGGGGCGAGTTGGCCTCCACCACCATCCTCAAGTGGATTCCCAAGTGTATTACTGGCCTGA